In one window of Coprobacter tertius DNA:
- a CDS encoding ACP phosphodiesterase, which produces MAHIYLSGNSTRMQVGGFIADAVKGKYDNYPKTIQKGIALHREIDIFTDSHETVKECIARLRPHFGKYSTILPDLFFDHYLASDFTDLTGKSLDSFSYRFYISLILNYKHLPLRVQNFVWHFIITNRLGRYRTLKGLNESLEIMRRYNRLPLDTDEIMIHFRENYNFYRSAFDAFFPEIIYFAADHRHAK; this is translated from the coding sequence TTGGCACACATATATTTATCAGGAAACTCTACCCGCATGCAGGTAGGCGGATTTATTGCCGATGCAGTAAAGGGAAAATACGATAATTATCCCAAGACAATACAAAAAGGAATAGCTTTGCATCGTGAAATCGATATTTTTACCGATTCTCATGAAACAGTAAAAGAATGTATCGCTCGCTTACGGCCTCATTTCGGGAAATATTCGACCATATTACCCGATTTGTTTTTCGATCATTATCTTGCGTCCGATTTTACTGATTTAACCGGAAAATCGCTCGATAGTTTTTCATACCGGTTTTATATTTCATTAATACTGAATTATAAACACCTACCCTTACGTGTGCAAAACTTTGTATGGCATTTTATAATTACAAACCGGCTAGGTCGTTACCGCACATTAAAAGGGTTAAATGAATCATTAGAGATCATGCGACGTTATAACCGTCTTCCTCTCGATACGGATGAAATAATGATACATTTTCGAGAAAATTACAACTTTTACCGATCGGCATTCGACGCATTTTTTCCTGAAATAATTTATTTTGCCGCAGATCACAGACATGCGAAATAA